Proteins from a genomic interval of Sphingobacterium lactis:
- a CDS encoding UDP-N-acetylmuramate--L-alanine ligase: MRIHFIAIGGSIMHNLAINLAEQGHQVTGSDDQIVEPSKSHLAEAGLLPKEMGWFADRITEDIDAVILGMHATDDNPELQKAKELGLKIYSFPEFVYEQSADKVRVVIAGTYGKTTITSMVMHVLKKLGKNFDYLVGAQLEGFDKLLQLNPENNLMIIEGDEYFASPLDKQSKFLLYKPNIALISGVEWDHFKTVISKEDYFKQFEDFIRTIVPKGALIYNKDDKNTQEVVERTMDIKINRHGYKMPEYTINKGVTYLQVGDEQIPLKVFGKHNLSNIAGAYTVCEWLGVKREEFYHAIQDFKSSIRYLEFVASQNGSVVYQDFAHTPSKLRSSIHAVKEQFPNKALVTIIELNAYDSLDTDLISEYRDSMNESDFAVVFVNTSQIKEKNIALDNLIWRLTEGFNHQSFHVITQMADLEGFLESFKSNGYNLLFMSSNNYNGVNMASFADKFLRNF; the protein is encoded by the coding sequence ATGCGGATTCATTTTATTGCCATAGGGGGCAGCATCATGCATAATTTGGCCATTAATCTGGCCGAACAGGGCCATCAGGTAACTGGTTCCGACGATCAGATCGTTGAGCCTTCCAAGTCACATCTGGCCGAGGCCGGACTCTTGCCGAAGGAAATGGGCTGGTTTGCCGATCGGATCACTGAAGACATCGATGCCGTCATCCTGGGTATGCATGCCACGGATGACAATCCCGAATTGCAGAAGGCGAAGGAACTGGGGCTGAAGATTTATTCATTCCCTGAATTCGTTTATGAGCAGAGTGCCGATAAGGTGCGTGTGGTTATCGCCGGAACATACGGTAAGACCACCATCACGAGTATGGTAATGCATGTGCTCAAGAAATTGGGTAAGAATTTCGACTACCTGGTCGGTGCGCAGCTGGAGGGCTTTGACAAGCTCCTGCAGTTGAATCCCGAGAACAACCTGATGATCATCGAAGGTGATGAATATTTTGCCTCTCCGTTGGACAAACAGTCCAAATTCCTGCTCTATAAACCGAACATTGCCCTCATCAGTGGGGTAGAGTGGGATCATTTCAAAACGGTGATCTCCAAAGAAGACTATTTTAAGCAGTTTGAGGACTTTATTCGCACGATCGTGCCGAAGGGTGCCCTTATATACAATAAAGACGACAAGAACACGCAGGAGGTCGTAGAACGCACCATGGACATCAAGATCAATAGACATGGTTATAAAATGCCTGAATATACGATCAACAAGGGTGTGACCTATCTGCAGGTCGGTGATGAGCAGATTCCATTGAAGGTCTTTGGCAAGCATAACCTATCGAATATTGCCGGTGCCTATACGGTATGTGAGTGGTTGGGCGTAAAGCGTGAGGAATTCTACCACGCCATCCAGGATTTCAAGAGCTCGATTCGGTATCTGGAATTTGTGGCCAGCCAGAACGGCAGCGTGGTGTATCAGGATTTTGCCCATACACCGAGCAAGTTGCGCTCCAGCATCCATGCGGTAAAGGAACAATTCCCGAATAAAGCCTTGGTGACCATCATTGAGCTGAATGCTTACGACAGCTTGGACACCGATTTGATTTCCGAGTATCGGGACAGCATGAACGAATCAGATTTTGCTGTCGTTTTTGTTAATACCTCTCAAATCAAGGAAAAAAATATTGCTTTAGACAATTTAATCTGGAGATTAACCGAAGGTTTCAATCACCAATCTTTTCACGTTATCACGCAAATGGCTGATTTAGAGGGTTTTTTAGAATCATTTAAGTCTAATGGCTACAATTTACTCTTTATGAGTTCAAATAACTACAATGGAGTAAATATGGCAAGTTTTGCAGATAAATTTTTGAGAAATTTTTAA
- the prmA gene encoding 50S ribosomal protein L11 methyltransferase, producing the protein MKYTAVAFTSSAMEEWQKDLLIAELANLGFDTFEDRNQGFIAYIPSSNLDIQALETVLATEVIDYDIAYEVEELENKNWNQEWESNFSPILVDDQCYVRATFHEDRPEYPYQIIIDPKMSFGTGHHQTTSMMLSFILENNFSGKEVLDMGCGTGILAILASKRGAKDILAVDFDPICVESVEENKVLNSVSNIEAKLGSKEAIEGRTFQTILANINRNILLDQFETYATDLPQGGELYISGFYDGEDLDILTEKAGRLGFEFVEKKVLDNWCAAKFNKAN; encoded by the coding sequence ATGAAGTATACAGCAGTTGCTTTTACCTCCTCAGCAATGGAGGAGTGGCAAAAGGATTTGCTTATTGCTGAATTGGCAAACCTTGGTTTCGATACGTTTGAAGATCGGAACCAAGGTTTCATTGCTTATATCCCATCTTCGAATCTGGATATTCAAGCACTGGAAACGGTTTTGGCAACAGAGGTAATCGACTATGATATCGCTTACGAGGTAGAGGAATTGGAAAACAAGAACTGGAACCAGGAGTGGGAGAGCAATTTCAGTCCTATTCTGGTCGATGACCAATGCTATGTGCGGGCGACCTTCCATGAGGACCGCCCGGAATACCCGTATCAGATCATTATCGATCCGAAAATGTCATTTGGTACTGGCCATCATCAAACCACCTCCATGATGCTGTCTTTTATTCTTGAAAATAATTTTTCTGGAAAAGAAGTATTGGACATGGGCTGTGGTACGGGAATTTTAGCCATTCTGGCTTCCAAACGTGGCGCTAAAGATATCCTGGCGGTGGATTTCGATCCGATCTGCGTGGAAAGCGTGGAAGAAAACAAGGTCCTGAATTCCGTTTCCAACATCGAAGCGAAATTGGGATCGAAGGAAGCGATCGAAGGTCGTACATTCCAGACTATCCTAGCGAATATCAACAGGAATATCCTGTTGGATCAATTTGAAACCTATGCTACCGACCTGCCACAAGGTGGGGAGCTGTACATCTCCGGATTTTACGACGGGGAGGACCTGGACATCCTGACGGAAAAGGCAGGAAGGCTCGGGTTTGAATTTGTAGAAAAGAAAGTACTGGACAACTGGTGCGCGGCAAAATTTAATAAAGCAAACTAA
- the tpiA gene encoding triose-phosphate isomerase has translation MRKNIVAGNWKMNMEYEQGVSLFSEIVNMVKDEVIGKQEVVVCSPFIHLAAISKLSAGVSNVHIGAQNINDHESGAYTGEISAAQVKSTGAAYVILGHSERRAYYGETDELLATKVDVALKNGLKPIFCIGETKDERESGSYFDVIKTQLSKGLFHLDAAAFGNIVLAYEPVWAIGTGLTASPEQAQEVHAFIRQTLADQYGAEVADNTSILYGGSANPSNAQSLFSQPDIDGGLIGGASLKSRDFLQIINVFNA, from the coding sequence ATGCGTAAAAACATTGTAGCAGGAAACTGGAAAATGAACATGGAATACGAACAGGGCGTAAGCTTGTTCTCCGAAATCGTCAATATGGTAAAAGATGAAGTGATCGGGAAGCAAGAGGTCGTGGTATGTAGTCCATTCATTCATTTAGCCGCTATATCTAAATTAAGCGCTGGCGTTAGCAATGTGCATATCGGTGCACAGAACATCAATGACCACGAATCTGGAGCCTATACCGGCGAAATTTCTGCCGCTCAGGTGAAATCCACCGGTGCTGCCTATGTTATCCTTGGCCACTCGGAACGCCGTGCCTATTACGGTGAAACGGATGAGCTGTTGGCGACCAAAGTGGATGTGGCCTTAAAGAATGGCTTGAAACCGATCTTCTGTATCGGCGAGACCAAAGATGAGCGCGAATCCGGTTCTTATTTTGATGTGATCAAAACGCAGCTCAGCAAAGGGTTATTCCACCTGGATGCTGCTGCTTTCGGAAATATTGTCTTGGCTTATGAGCCAGTTTGGGCAATTGGTACAGGCTTGACAGCTTCACCGGAGCAAGCGCAAGAGGTACATGCTTTTATCCGCCAGACCTTGGCAGATCAGTATGGTGCTGAAGTTGCAGACAACACGAGTATTCTTTATGGCGGTAGTGCCAACCCATCCAATGCACAGAGCCTATTCTCCCAGCCAGATATCGATGGCGGATTGATCGGCGGTGCATCCCTGAAGTCGAGAGATTTCTTGCAAATTATTAATGTATTTAACGCTTAA
- a CDS encoding putative sugar nucleotidyl transferase has protein sequence MSLTIVLSDNAHWRKRLFPFASSRPVGHLRVGILTLQEKWSKVFGCDVGYSTVPYLQAAYPFPEGDSQEYLYIRANVLPTEALLKELQNLKVGDVLLDANQWVAFKVSTPVENIDEMIPQLRPFRSSAEIANLNFLEDIFLQNRSQLLFDYNLLTQGRQSQPLSSSNTVYGGWIFVEEGAQVEGASLNSLEGPIYIGKNAVIEEGTFLRGYVSVCAGSRVKIGAKLYPNTTIGPGSTVAGEINNTVIWGNSAKGHEGYLGCSVLGEGCNIGAGSSNSNLKNNWSPVRLFDYEGLTFRETDVLKCGLFMGDYAMAAINSSFNTGTVIGVAAQVAMSKFIPKFVPDFTWNTDADSVVYDFDKFESMLDRRASASGMRPADHMIGVFWEIFEESAFLRTANQH, from the coding sequence ATGTCGCTAACCATTGTATTATCCGATAACGCCCATTGGCGTAAGCGTCTTTTTCCTTTTGCTTCAAGCAGACCCGTAGGTCATCTTCGGGTGGGAATATTGACGTTGCAGGAGAAATGGTCCAAGGTATTTGGTTGTGATGTGGGCTATTCCACGGTACCTTATTTACAGGCAGCCTATCCCTTTCCGGAAGGCGACAGCCAAGAATACCTGTACATTCGGGCAAATGTGTTACCGACAGAAGCTCTGTTAAAGGAGCTCCAAAACCTAAAGGTCGGCGATGTATTGCTCGATGCCAATCAATGGGTTGCTTTTAAGGTGTCCACTCCGGTAGAAAATATCGATGAAATGATCCCGCAGCTGCGGCCATTTCGCAGTTCGGCGGAAATCGCCAATCTTAATTTTCTGGAGGATATCTTCCTGCAAAACCGATCCCAACTACTTTTTGATTACAACCTTTTGACCCAAGGCCGCCAATCCCAGCCTTTATCTTCCAGCAATACCGTTTATGGAGGATGGATTTTTGTGGAAGAAGGGGCTCAGGTGGAAGGGGCCAGTCTCAATAGTTTGGAGGGGCCGATTTATATCGGTAAAAATGCGGTCATCGAAGAGGGAACTTTCCTGCGGGGATATGTGTCCGTATGTGCAGGATCACGTGTAAAGATCGGCGCGAAGCTGTATCCCAACACGACGATCGGTCCGGGAAGTACGGTGGCGGGAGAGATAAACAATACGGTTATCTGGGGGAATTCGGCCAAGGGCCATGAAGGGTATCTGGGCTGTTCGGTTTTGGGTGAGGGCTGTAATATCGGTGCCGGCAGTTCCAATTCAAATTTAAAAAACAATTGGAGTCCTGTACGGTTATTTGACTATGAGGGACTTACGTTCCGGGAGACCGATGTACTGAAGTGTGGGCTTTTCATGGGGGATTACGCCATGGCGGCGATTAATTCATCATTTAATACAGGTACGGTAATTGGCGTTGCTGCACAGGTTGCAATGTCAAAATTTATTCCCAAATTTGTGCCTGATTTCACTTGGAATACCGATGCCGACAGCGTGGTGTATGATTTCGATAAATTTGAATCCATGTTGGACAGGCGAGCTTCGGCAAGCGGAATGCGACCGGCAGATCACATGATCGGTGTATTTTGGGAGATATTCGAAGAATCGGCTTTTTTGAGAACAGCGAATCAACATTAA
- a CDS encoding type B 50S ribosomal protein L31 codes for MKKDLHPSNYRLVVFKDMSNDYAFVTKSCVDTKETITWEDGNEYPLVKLEISHTSHPFYTGKMKLVDTAGRIDKFRSRYNKK; via the coding sequence ATGAAAAAAGATTTGCATCCATCAAACTACAGATTAGTTGTATTTAAAGATATGTCTAATGACTACGCTTTCGTTACAAAATCTTGTGTTGATACTAAAGAGACTATTACTTGGGAAGATGGTAATGAGTACCCATTGGTTAAGTTAGAGATTTCTCATACTTCACACCCATTCTATACTGGTAAAATGAAATTGGTTGATACAGCAGGACGTATTGATAAGTTCCGTAGCCGTTACAACAAGAAGTAA
- the lysS gene encoding lysine--tRNA ligase, giving the protein MSIGLSEQEQQRRLNLKALIDLGIDPFPAEEFKVNATAEDILENYERDKINYKNITFAGRIMSRRVMGSASFMELQDSTGRIQAYVKRDDICPGEDKTLYNTVFKKLLDIGDIVGITGFVFTTQTGEISIHVETLKVLTKSLRPLPVVKEAEGKTFDAFTDPEQRYRMRYVDLIVNAQNRDIFVKRTKLFNAMREYFNNAGYMEVETPILQAIPGGAAARPFTTHHNALDIPLYLRIANELYLKRLIVGGFDGVYEFSKNFRNEGMDRTHNPEFTAMEIYVAYKDYNWMMEFTENLLEHCAIAVNGTTKAQFVDHEVDFKAPYPRVSMTEAIKQFTGFDITGKTEDEIRAAAKGMGIEVNDTMGKGKLIDEIFGEKCEGNFIQPTFITDYPIEMSPLTKKHRDNPELTERFELMVCGKEIANAYSELNDPIDQRERFEQQLKLSEKGDDEAMFIDQDFLRALEYGMPPTSGLGIGMDRLIMFLTNNPSIQEVLFFPQMRPEKVAKAASVADYVALGIPEGWVPVLQKMGFNTIESLKEANPNKVFNDLGGMRKKMKLDIAMPTKDDVLAWFE; this is encoded by the coding sequence ATGAGTATCGGATTATCTGAACAAGAACAACAACGAAGGCTGAACCTAAAAGCCCTAATTGACCTAGGTATCGACCCTTTTCCGGCAGAGGAATTTAAGGTGAATGCGACTGCTGAAGACATTTTAGAAAACTACGAACGCGATAAGATCAACTATAAGAACATTACATTTGCTGGCCGTATCATGAGCCGCCGTGTGATGGGAAGTGCCTCCTTTATGGAGCTGCAAGATTCAACTGGACGGATTCAGGCGTATGTAAAGCGTGATGATATCTGTCCCGGCGAAGACAAGACCTTATATAATACGGTATTCAAGAAATTATTGGACATCGGCGATATCGTGGGCATCACGGGCTTTGTTTTCACCACACAGACTGGTGAGATCAGTATCCACGTGGAGACCCTAAAGGTATTGACGAAATCCCTTCGTCCACTACCCGTTGTGAAGGAAGCTGAAGGCAAGACATTCGATGCCTTTACAGATCCGGAACAACGCTATCGCATGCGCTATGTGGACCTGATCGTCAATGCACAGAACAGGGACATCTTTGTAAAGCGCACTAAGTTGTTCAACGCCATGCGTGAATACTTCAATAATGCAGGGTACATGGAAGTGGAAACCCCTATCCTACAGGCTATCCCTGGAGGAGCAGCGGCACGTCCATTTACTACGCACCACAATGCACTTGATATCCCGTTATACCTGCGTATTGCCAATGAATTATACCTGAAACGCCTGATCGTAGGTGGATTTGACGGTGTATATGAATTCTCCAAAAACTTCAGAAATGAAGGTATGGACCGTACGCACAACCCGGAATTTACAGCAATGGAAATCTATGTAGCCTATAAAGACTACAACTGGATGATGGAATTTACGGAGAACCTATTGGAACACTGTGCCATTGCAGTTAATGGAACAACAAAGGCACAATTTGTAGACCATGAAGTGGACTTCAAAGCACCTTATCCACGTGTCAGCATGACCGAAGCCATCAAGCAGTTCACAGGGTTTGACATCACCGGTAAAACCGAAGATGAAATCCGTGCAGCGGCAAAAGGCATGGGCATCGAGGTGAATGACACCATGGGTAAAGGGAAATTGATCGATGAGATCTTCGGTGAGAAATGTGAAGGCAACTTCATTCAGCCGACCTTTATTACGGACTACCCGATCGAGATGTCGCCATTGACCAAGAAACACCGCGACAACCCGGAATTGACCGAACGGTTTGAGCTGATGGTCTGCGGTAAGGAAATTGCCAATGCCTATTCCGAGCTGAACGACCCGATTGACCAACGCGAGCGTTTTGAGCAGCAGTTGAAACTTTCCGAGAAGGGTGATGATGAAGCCATGTTCATTGACCAGGATTTCTTACGTGCCCTGGAATACGGTATGCCGCCTACCTCTGGATTGGGTATCGGTATGGACCGTCTGATTATGTTCCTGACCAACAACCCGTCGATTCAGGAAGTATTGTTCTTCCCGCAGATGCGTCCGGAGAAAGTGGCCAAGGCAGCATCAGTTGCTGATTACGTAGCTTTGGGCATTCCTGAAGGTTGGGTGCCTGTATTGCAGAAAATGGGTTTCAATACCATTGAATCCCTAAAAGAAGCTAACCCGAACAAGGTATTCAACGACCTTGGCGGTATGCGCAAGAAAATGAAATTGGATATCGCTATGCCAACAAAAGACGACGTCTTGGCGTGGTTTGAATAA